One Pullulanibacillus sp. KACC 23026 DNA segment encodes these proteins:
- a CDS encoding ABC transporter permease encodes MNKTKQSGFLSQLKGKELGLIPVLLGLVIIWIIFQVINQNFLSGRNLSNLIIQMVEIGLLGIGETFILLLGEIDLSIASVSGVSAAVLVLLSNGGVSAWLAIVIAIALGALIGAFQGVWVTYIGVPAFIVTLAGSFAYQGVLLMMLGNTGTVPITSQAILNITSTYLPQSVGWVILVIVAVLYFLLSWNHQKKRQQADLSTSFAGLYAKTALLVVVSVIVFIVLNSYNGVPIAGLILLIFIVVFSFITTSTPYGRHIFALGGNAEASRRSGIKIRGIRLSVFILSGAFGALGGIIGASFLGSASPASGGGNLQMDAIAVAVIGGTSLFGGRGSVWNALVGALVIGSVENGMDLLSAPSSVKYIVEGAILLLAVTIDTVTRRRRQRSGK; translated from the coding sequence ATGAATAAGACAAAACAATCAGGCTTCCTGAGCCAATTAAAAGGCAAGGAATTAGGCCTTATCCCGGTTCTTCTTGGGCTCGTTATTATCTGGATTATCTTCCAAGTCATTAACCAAAATTTCTTGAGCGGGCGAAATCTTTCCAACCTCATCATTCAAATGGTGGAAATCGGCTTACTCGGGATCGGTGAAACCTTCATCCTCTTACTCGGTGAAATTGACCTTTCCATCGCTTCAGTAAGTGGTGTGTCGGCAGCCGTCCTCGTCTTGTTATCAAACGGCGGGGTCAGTGCATGGCTTGCTATCGTTATCGCTATCGCTCTTGGGGCATTAATTGGTGCGTTCCAAGGGGTTTGGGTCACTTATATTGGAGTTCCAGCGTTTATCGTCACTCTTGCAGGTTCCTTTGCTTACCAAGGGGTTCTTCTGATGATGCTTGGAAATACAGGAACGGTCCCCATTACGAGTCAAGCAATCTTGAATATAACGTCAACCTATTTGCCGCAATCTGTAGGCTGGGTCATTTTAGTTATTGTGGCCGTTCTTTATTTTCTATTATCTTGGAATCACCAAAAAAAGCGTCAGCAGGCGGATCTATCAACTTCCTTTGCTGGCCTTTATGCCAAAACGGCCTTACTTGTTGTCGTCTCTGTCATTGTCTTTATTGTCTTAAATTCTTATAATGGAGTACCGATTGCAGGTCTTATTCTCCTTATCTTTATTGTTGTCTTTTCTTTTATTACCACTTCAACCCCATATGGCCGCCATATTTTTGCGCTCGGTGGGAATGCGGAAGCCTCTCGTCGTTCTGGAATCAAAATCAGGGGGATTCGTTTAAGCGTCTTTATCCTAAGCGGTGCATTTGGTGCTCTCGGTGGGATTATCGGGGCTTCCTTCTTAGGATCAGCCTCTCCTGCATCCGGTGGCGGTAACCTGCAAATGGATGCGATCGCGGTTGCTGTTATCGGGGGAACGAGTCTCTTTGGTGGTCGAGGTTCAGTATGGAATGCATTAGTTGGCGCTCTTGTAATCGGCAGTGTAGAAAATGGGATGGATCTGCTAAGTGCACCTTCAAGTGTAAAATACATTGTTGAAGGGGCTATCTTACTCCTTGCGGTAACAATTGATACTGTGACACGCCGCCGACGTCAACGCTCCGGTAAATAA
- a CDS encoding sugar-binding protein, with protein sequence MKVRGLIYAFLIVGFLASASLGLHFFLKALHYKTVLTNNSGTKPKAYHLVLIPEEVRNPYWQMVKKGADEAGKENNAVVEYTGPIQTSISEHIRFIDEAISSKVDGIITQGLNPDQMTSVINKAVEQGIPVITIDTDAPKSKRSAYVGTDNYEAGEKAGEALAEATKGRANVAIIIGSKVSANQQERVSGFKNALKNYPHIKIVAIESSNISRIQAAEKTFDIYQDHPDVNAFFGTSALDGLGIASVTSSDPQTKPFIIGFDDLPDTLKDIKEGKIDETVAQEPYLMGYQSVELMIKLLQGKPIPTINYTDTTILDSSNLPPTNSGSEVGGTP encoded by the coding sequence GTGAAAGTGCGTGGACTTATATATGCTTTTCTTATTGTTGGCTTTCTTGCTTCGGCCTCACTTGGTCTTCATTTCTTTTTGAAGGCGCTTCATTATAAAACGGTTTTGACGAATAATTCGGGGACGAAGCCAAAAGCGTACCATCTTGTCCTTATACCAGAGGAAGTGAGGAATCCTTACTGGCAAATGGTAAAAAAAGGAGCCGATGAGGCAGGAAAAGAGAATAATGCTGTTGTTGAGTATACAGGACCGATTCAAACGAGTATTAGTGAGCATATCCGCTTTATTGACGAAGCCATTTCATCTAAAGTGGATGGCATTATAACTCAAGGGCTTAACCCCGACCAAATGACGAGTGTCATTAACAAAGCAGTAGAACAAGGCATTCCTGTTATTACCATTGATACAGATGCACCAAAAAGTAAACGTTCCGCCTATGTTGGGACAGATAATTACGAAGCGGGAGAAAAGGCGGGGGAGGCTCTTGCAGAAGCAACCAAAGGAAGAGCGAATGTCGCGATTATTATTGGAAGCAAGGTGTCCGCTAATCAGCAAGAACGTGTAAGCGGATTCAAAAATGCTCTGAAAAATTACCCTCATATTAAGATTGTAGCGATTGAATCCTCAAATATCTCACGGATTCAGGCGGCTGAAAAAACGTTCGATATTTATCAAGACCATCCGGATGTTAATGCCTTTTTTGGGACGAGTGCTCTCGACGGTTTAGGGATTGCTTCTGTGACATCATCAGATCCTCAAACGAAACCTTTCATTATTGGATTCGATGACTTGCCCGACACGCTAAAAGACATCAAAGAAGGAAAAATAGATGAGACAGTGGCTCAAGAACCTTATTTGATGGGCTATCAAAGTGTTGAATTAATGATAAAACTGCTTCAAGGAAAACCCATTCCGACCATCAATTACACAGATACGACGATTCTTGATTCATCCAATTTACCTCCAACTAATTCAGGAAGTGAGGTTGGAGGGACACCATGA
- a CDS encoding DUF5362 family protein: MEEKRMKRIAFWGRFMGILTMIVGCLSAIGGLFCFVVGAIPGIMSVITGYFIYKSGSEAALYLRTKEEGRIEGILDYYSKYLFLQGLLVIIAVVLFIIMFLIMGAVVMSGFHHVMSLR, from the coding sequence TTGGAAGAAAAAAGGATGAAACGAATTGCGTTTTGGGGACGATTTATGGGGATACTCACCATGATAGTTGGTTGTCTTTCTGCAATTGGCGGGTTATTTTGCTTTGTTGTTGGAGCTATTCCGGGTATCATGAGTGTGATCACAGGGTATTTTATTTATAAGAGTGGCAGTGAGGCAGCCCTTTATTTAAGAACTAAAGAAGAAGGACGGATCGAAGGGATCCTTGACTATTACTCTAAGTATCTTTTTCTCCAAGGTCTATTAGTTATAATAGCAGTCGTCTTATTTATCATCATGTTCCTGATAATGGGAGCGGTCGTTATGTCCGGCTTTCATCATGTCATGTCTCTCCGTTAA
- a CDS encoding ATP-binding cassette domain-containing protein, which yields MSEKKTPFLSVQSIKKSYGAVQALGGVSFDVYPGEVVALVGDNGAGKSTTIKMIAGVAQPDEGQILIEGKPVALNGPAISEKYGIQTVYQDLALCDNLDIVSNLYLGRELRKTRIPGVLSTLDKIQMETKAGPVLKDLKINLPPLNSLVASLSGGQRQVVAVARAVLWGSKLVMLDEPTAALGVAQQRTVLDLIKNLRDKGVGVIVISHNMADVFEVADRIVVLRLGKTVANFITKESTREEVIAAITGASEGGQS from the coding sequence ATGAGTGAGAAGAAAACGCCGTTTTTAAGCGTACAGTCTATCAAAAAGAGTTACGGTGCCGTTCAAGCATTAGGAGGAGTTTCTTTTGATGTGTACCCCGGTGAGGTTGTAGCCCTAGTTGGTGACAACGGAGCAGGAAAATCAACAACGATCAAAATGATCGCAGGGGTTGCTCAGCCTGATGAAGGTCAAATCTTAATTGAGGGAAAACCAGTAGCACTTAATGGACCGGCCATATCCGAGAAGTATGGCATTCAAACCGTTTATCAAGATTTAGCTCTTTGTGATAATTTGGATATTGTTTCCAATCTCTATCTTGGCAGGGAATTGAGAAAAACGCGGATTCCAGGTGTGCTGAGTACGTTGGACAAAATCCAAATGGAAACAAAGGCAGGTCCTGTTTTAAAAGATCTAAAAATCAATTTGCCTCCTCTTAACTCATTAGTCGCCAGTTTATCTGGTGGACAAAGGCAGGTCGTGGCGGTTGCCCGTGCGGTGCTCTGGGGGTCAAAGCTTGTCATGCTTGACGAACCAACGGCAGCACTTGGGGTAGCCCAACAAAGAACGGTATTAGATCTTATTAAGAACTTAAGAGATAAAGGTGTTGGAGTTATTGTTATCTCTCATAATATGGCCGATGTCTTTGAAGTGGCAGATCGCATTGTTGTTCTGCGCCTTGGTAAGACGGTTGCAAATTTTATCACAAAAGAATCAACTCGAGAAGAAGTCATCGCAGCCATTACGGGTGCTTCTGAGGGAGGTCAAAGCTAA
- a CDS encoding sugar ABC transporter substrate-binding protein — translation MNLSVKKVLSTSAAMAIAASLLVGCGTSSTSGKASSGSSAKKSNQKVALLLPDTTSSARYESEDKPDFIADMKKLAPNAKVDYQNAQADAATQEKQAEAEITNGATVLVVDPVDSTAAATIVTKAHQAKVKVISYDRMISGPVDYYVSFDNEKVGELQGQYIADNTKKGGTVVMLNGAQTDPNALQFAQGAHKILDPLFKNGTLKKGYETYTPNWDPANGLREMQQALTKLNNNVDAVLSANDGLAGAAIQALSAQKLAGKVPVTGQDATDAGLHDIMQGTQGMTVYKAVPTEAKTAAEIAADLVTGKQVPSSLVSQKVKDGSATVPAVLLTPVVVTKDNIQDTVIKDGYTTMDKINNPGK, via the coding sequence ATGAACTTATCAGTTAAAAAGGTGCTATCAACGTCTGCCGCTATGGCCATCGCCGCATCACTATTAGTGGGCTGTGGAACGAGCAGTACAAGCGGCAAGGCATCATCAGGTTCTTCCGCAAAAAAATCTAATCAAAAAGTGGCTTTATTATTGCCAGATACCACTTCGTCTGCACGCTATGAATCAGAGGATAAACCCGATTTCATCGCTGACATGAAGAAGTTAGCTCCAAATGCGAAAGTGGATTATCAAAATGCACAAGCGGATGCCGCTACTCAAGAAAAGCAAGCGGAAGCGGAGATTACTAACGGAGCAACAGTCTTAGTTGTTGACCCAGTGGATTCAACGGCAGCGGCTACCATTGTAACCAAAGCCCATCAAGCCAAAGTAAAAGTTATATCATATGACCGGATGATCAGCGGTCCAGTTGACTACTATGTTTCCTTTGATAATGAAAAAGTAGGAGAACTTCAAGGGCAATACATTGCTGACAACACGAAAAAGGGCGGTACAGTGGTCATGCTTAACGGTGCCCAAACGGATCCAAACGCCCTGCAATTTGCGCAAGGAGCCCATAAGATTCTAGATCCATTATTCAAAAACGGCACCCTCAAGAAAGGCTATGAAACTTATACGCCAAACTGGGATCCAGCAAACGGTCTTCGTGAAATGCAACAAGCTTTAACGAAATTGAACAACAACGTGGACGCTGTCCTCTCTGCAAATGATGGTCTTGCTGGTGCTGCTATCCAAGCGCTCTCAGCACAAAAACTAGCCGGTAAAGTTCCAGTAACAGGTCAGGATGCTACAGATGCAGGTTTGCATGACATCATGCAAGGAACTCAAGGGATGACTGTTTATAAAGCCGTACCAACTGAAGCAAAGACAGCAGCTGAAATCGCTGCAGACCTTGTAACTGGAAAGCAAGTACCAAGTTCATTAGTCAGCCAAAAAGTAAAAGATGGTTCGGCAACGGTTCCTGCTGTCCTTTTAACTCCTGTTGTTGTAACTAAAGACAATATTCAAGACACTGTTATCAAAGACGGATACACCACAATGGATAAAATCAACAACCCAGGAAAGTAA
- a CDS encoding response regulator, whose protein sequence is MTHILIVDDERLERLAMKKILMTAFPEVQEVGEARTGGEAVSYAEQKNPDLVLMDIKMPGMDGLQAIQEIKKHNEQTRFIMVSAFDTFEYAQQAIREGVKDYLVKPSKKEEIIETVSRVLQELEKEKEKLEKEEEIQANYYRALSQLQTDWVAGLLLNHINRESFYLEAFSVGDFQQFVAMVIDFQPRSGNQVISSEDQTRIYREFENLINSICQAAIGPLMSFQIPVLLPFNEDGKEASIQSRATAIARKLLKIMEKAFPDIKCGIGIGTPVEDVYQFSDSYQKAILALGETTANVNYMVYHPSILSKRSETKLNELENLLLESIRAGDSHSFEKVFYEFFAELSAFYDHSIKNIMQHLDEMRVLLNRYLKEWHSDYLLPEHAFNSETYVLLRERARSQLLNLVQYINNWQTERSNGVIYKAKDWIDAHFCEAVTLDDVAAEVQLSPYYFSKLFKEHYGQTFIDYLTQKRIELSKSLLINTEKTFKEICFEVGYHDPNYFSRVFKKMTGKTPSDYRKNGLTLS, encoded by the coding sequence TTGACACATATATTAATTGTGGATGACGAAAGGCTGGAACGCTTAGCGATGAAGAAGATTCTCATGACGGCATTCCCAGAAGTGCAGGAAGTGGGGGAAGCACGTACTGGCGGAGAAGCCGTCTCTTATGCTGAGCAGAAAAATCCTGATCTCGTTCTGATGGATATTAAAATGCCTGGTATGGATGGACTTCAAGCCATTCAAGAGATAAAAAAACATAATGAGCAGACTCGTTTTATTATGGTTTCCGCTTTCGATACGTTTGAGTATGCTCAACAGGCCATTCGGGAGGGCGTAAAGGATTATTTAGTTAAACCAAGCAAGAAGGAAGAAATTATTGAGACAGTATCCAGGGTGCTTCAAGAACTGGAGAAAGAAAAAGAAAAACTTGAGAAAGAAGAGGAAATCCAAGCCAATTATTACAGGGCTTTAAGCCAGCTTCAAACCGATTGGGTGGCAGGTCTATTATTAAATCACATTAATCGGGAATCTTTTTATTTAGAGGCTTTCTCTGTGGGAGATTTCCAGCAATTTGTGGCAATGGTTATAGATTTTCAGCCTAGGAGTGGGAATCAAGTCATTTCTTCAGAAGACCAAACCCGAATTTATAGAGAGTTTGAGAACCTGATTAATTCCATCTGTCAAGCAGCCATAGGGCCGTTGATGAGCTTTCAGATTCCAGTTTTATTACCATTTAATGAGGATGGAAAAGAAGCCTCTATCCAAAGTCGTGCAACCGCGATTGCCAGAAAGCTCCTCAAAATAATGGAGAAAGCTTTCCCTGACATAAAATGCGGCATCGGGATTGGAACGCCTGTTGAAGATGTTTATCAATTTTCAGACTCCTATCAAAAAGCCATTTTAGCATTAGGAGAAACGACAGCCAATGTCAATTATATGGTTTACCACCCCTCGATTTTGTCTAAACGCTCAGAAACAAAGCTTAATGAGCTTGAAAATTTGCTTCTCGAGTCAATTCGTGCTGGCGACAGTCATTCATTTGAAAAAGTTTTCTATGAGTTTTTTGCAGAGCTATCGGCTTTTTATGATCATTCGATAAAAAACATCATGCAGCATTTAGATGAAATGAGAGTCCTTTTAAACCGGTATCTAAAAGAGTGGCACTCCGATTATTTATTGCCAGAGCATGCCTTTAACTCTGAGACTTATGTTCTGCTTCGTGAACGCGCAAGAAGTCAGCTATTAAATTTAGTACAATATATTAATAACTGGCAAACCGAACGCTCAAATGGGGTTATTTATAAGGCCAAAGATTGGATTGATGCACACTTTTGTGAAGCAGTTACGCTCGATGATGTGGCAGCAGAAGTCCAGTTAAGTCCATATTACTTCAGCAAATTGTTTAAAGAACACTACGGACAGACGTTTATTGATTATCTGACACAAAAGCGAATTGAATTATCTAAGAGTCTATTAATCAATACGGAAAAGACTTTTAAAGAGATTTGCTTTGAGGTCGGATATCACGATCCCAATTATTTTAGCCGAGTCTTTAAGAAAATGACGGGAAAAACACCAAGTGACTATCGAAAAAATGGCCTAACACTAAGTTAG
- a CDS encoding sensor histidine kinase produces MIRIRTKLLLFFLVLIVLLNSIAYFLFRNEQDSIRQYDRFLSGFFLLNQVSQKTDSLYQSLETYLNSQSNGDYQTYLKQRKQLVTIQNQLPSIQTKENTVSLENYENMIISYLDESERVVNEFKKNEVDLYSKHLTETENIQGYIHQTTLDLINSALTNYNGFYSNLRMKDSLFQNMGLCIFVSSVFLGFLFAFWFSRGITKPIRRLTAAAEEISKGNFDGPPVKVSTRDEMQFLTQTFNDMRKNIVQLIGEIHEKAELDRLLKEMELKSLQSQINPHFLFNVLNTISKKAYLEEAEEISELIDSVAAMLRYNLGQLNQPVTLEQEVRVIKDYVYIQTTRFQDRVVFELNIDEKACNIFMPNLTLQPLVENAFIHGIEPYEEAGKIVVNVKDFESYVQIEVRDTGKGMDQETIHSILSEEEFLSPVRIKKSGHSTGIGVKNVIRRLQLFYQKKEVVEIESTLGSGTTIRLLLPKKANGSAINGGERIDTYINCG; encoded by the coding sequence ATGATCCGAATTCGAACGAAGCTCCTTTTGTTTTTTCTTGTCCTTATCGTTCTGTTAAACAGTATCGCTTATTTCTTGTTTCGAAATGAGCAAGATTCTATAAGGCAATATGATCGGTTTCTCAGCGGTTTCTTCTTGTTGAATCAGGTCTCTCAAAAGACGGATTCTCTTTATCAATCGCTAGAAACGTATTTAAATAGTCAATCAAATGGTGATTACCAAACTTATCTTAAACAAAGAAAGCAGCTTGTTACGATACAGAATCAACTCCCAAGCATTCAGACAAAAGAAAACACAGTGTCTCTTGAAAACTATGAGAACATGATCATCAGTTATTTGGATGAGAGTGAGAGGGTCGTCAATGAGTTTAAAAAAAACGAAGTGGATCTCTATTCCAAACATTTAACAGAAACCGAAAACATTCAAGGGTATATACACCAGACGACTCTTGATCTTATTAATTCAGCCTTAACAAATTATAATGGCTTTTACTCTAATCTTAGAATGAAAGACAGTTTGTTCCAGAACATGGGACTCTGTATTTTTGTCTCCAGTGTGTTTCTCGGTTTTCTCTTTGCCTTCTGGTTCTCAAGAGGTATCACAAAGCCTATACGTCGTTTAACGGCTGCAGCAGAAGAAATATCAAAAGGGAATTTTGACGGTCCCCCTGTAAAAGTGTCAACGAGGGATGAGATGCAATTTTTGACCCAAACCTTTAATGATATGAGAAAAAATATTGTTCAGCTGATTGGCGAAATTCATGAAAAGGCGGAGTTAGACCGCCTATTGAAAGAAATGGAGTTGAAAAGTCTTCAGAGTCAAATCAACCCCCATTTTTTATTTAATGTTTTGAATACAATTTCTAAGAAGGCTTATTTAGAAGAAGCAGAAGAAATAAGTGAGTTGATCGATTCTGTGGCGGCGATGCTGAGGTATAATCTCGGCCAATTAAATCAACCAGTGACCTTAGAGCAAGAGGTTAGGGTAATTAAAGATTACGTTTATATTCAAACGACTCGTTTCCAAGATCGTGTCGTATTTGAACTTAACATTGATGAAAAAGCTTGTAACATCTTCATGCCGAACTTAACGCTTCAGCCTTTAGTCGAAAATGCGTTTATTCACGGTATTGAACCGTATGAAGAAGCCGGAAAAATTGTCGTGAATGTGAAGGATTTTGAATCGTACGTACAAATTGAAGTGCGTGATACAGGTAAGGGAATGGATCAGGAAACGATTCATTCCATCCTATCTGAAGAAGAGTTCTTATCCCCTGTTCGGATTAAAAAGAGTGGTCACTCCACTGGGATTGGGGTGAAAAATGTCATTAGACGTTTGCAATTGTTTTATCAAAAGAAAGAGGTAGTGGAAATTGAGTCAACACTAGGGAGCGGAACAACCATTCGTCTTTTGCTCCCCAAAAAAGCTAACGGAAGCGCTATAAACGGAGGAGAAAGAATTGACACATATATTAATTGTGGATGA